The proteins below are encoded in one region of Silene latifolia isolate original U9 population chromosome 2, ASM4854445v1, whole genome shotgun sequence:
- the LOC141641623 gene encoding uncharacterized protein LOC141641623 — MVDWELDISISGTLQLLGSLSGGLKLSWAWHKICWVKNLLQPFLFNEQWRAQNPQYSIKIGYSWLVDEGVPVEWHPWVSNRVLLPKHSFFIWLTAQNRLLTQDRMFKMKIIQENRCFLCGVGEESIEHLYFECLFGRKCLALLSNWLQVDVPVNSVLLWWVRKKMKSLLIKQIIGAAITSMMYHIWHARNQSHVDQFVPRPERVFMSVRMDLLARVRSKNEMIKSNLARVWIDNCLSRVI; from the exons ATGGTGGACTGGGAATTAGACATCTCCATATCTGGAACATTGCAGCTATTGGGAAGTTTGTCTGGTGGATTGAAGCTAAG CTGGGCATGGCATAAGATTTGTTGGGTGAAAAATCTGTTGCAACCATTTTTGTTTAATGAGCAATGGAGAGCACAGAATCCTCAATACAGCATCAAGATAGGCTATTCTTGGTTAGTTGATGAGGGGGTGCCTGTTGAGTGGCATCCATGGGTGAGTAATAGGGTGCTATTGCCTAAGCATTCTTTCTTCATCTGGCTTACTGCTCAGAACAGATTACTGACTCAGGACCGTATGTTCAAAATGAAGATCATCCAGGAGAATAGGTGTTTCCTATGTGGTGTTGGTGAGGAAAGCATTGAGCATCTGTACTTTGAGTGTTTGTTTGGTAGGAAATGTCTGGCGTTGCTGAGTAATTGGTTACAGGTGGATGTACCTGTGAATTCAGTGCTCCTTTGGTGGGTGCGAAAGAAGATGAAGTCACTCCTCATAAAGCAAATTATTGGAGCTGCTATTACAAGCATGATGTATCACATTTGGCATGCTAGAAATCAGAGTCATGTAGATCAGTTTGTTCCTCGGCCTGAGAGAGTTTTTATGAGTGTTAGAATGGATTTGTTAGCTAGAGTTAGAAGCAAAAATGAGATGATTAAGAGTAATTTAGCTAGAGTTTGGATTGATAATTGTTTAAGTCGTGTAATATGA
- the LOC141641624 gene encoding protein FAR1-RELATED SEQUENCE 5-like, whose translation MSNSFDLNALYIEEEGGNEVIDENDTTTELLRHAAHVLEGNEDNQPAIEPTIGAEFESGEQFAALCYTYAYKTGFELHVRSSQLLAPFKEQGVRRNGVGDKEPRFHMMNKIRLMCSEGNTTKKSSCITPCKMHISEYFKTRLMLNDKAGISITRNFNTLVREVGGIHNLHFNGQDARNFINNERRKSRFRGDAKEVLNNFESLKAQNPDFYYAVERDADNKLLNIFWSDARCRAMYKAFGDPSSFDSTFLSNRYQAPFCPFVGVNHHGSTILYAAALISYEDTESFEWVFEKWMECMGRAPTVLITGQCKAMEGAIKKVFPETKHRLCLWHILQNADKNLKDHPQFPQIDRDLRTLVHESITEEELQDMWDDFMEKYNLRRNKWLRGAWDMRQRWMPVFWKDIFCAGMSSTQRSEQTNRFIKTYMSIETGLMQFMKQYEDAIEKKMEDEKDIFSKVYTNSKFGEVKTEVYGCISTNVETLPNSLGFIKRFRATSKVTEAFWKKDRKSFEVSIDTITGEYKCGCKMFEFRGILCRHIMKCLDVLDVKAIPDKYILDRWRKDLVRGYENIRVGYYNPDESERIKRSLEIMVKNDYIKRLAMQSEGSSAIYNSRTGELIKELEAHAGIQSIDSFAAGGVSQKCGVVGDYDLGRLS comes from the exons ATGTCGAATAGTTTTGATTTAAATGCTTTGTATATCGAGGAGGAGGGAGGAAACGAAGTCATTGACGAGAATGACACAACCACTGAATTATTACGGCATGCAGCACATGTTCTGGAAGGTAATGAAGACAATCAACCAGCTATTGAGCCTACGATTGGTGCGGAATTTGAATCAGGTGAACAGTTTGCCGCTTTATGTTATACTTACGCTTATAAGACGGGGTTTGAACTTCATGTTCGTAGTAGCCAACTTTTGGCTCCCTTCAAGGAGCAGGGGGTACGTCGAAATGGAGTTGGGGATAAAGAACCACGATTCCACATGATGAACAAGATTAGGCTTATGTGTTCAGAGGGCAATACGACGAAGAAAAGCTCGTGTATAACACCATGTAAAAT GCACATAAGCGAATATTTCAAGACCAGGTTGATGTTGAACGACAAAGCTGGCATATCAATTACCCGGAACTTCAACACATTAGTTAGGGAGGTTGGAGGGATTCATAATCTACATTTCAATGGGCAGGACGCGAGAAACTTCATCAACAACGAACGTCGCAAAAGTAGGTTTCGTGGTGACGCTAAAGAGGTCTTAAATAATTTCGAGAGCTTAAAAGCGCAGAATCCAGATTTTTACTATGCTGTTGAAAGGGACGCGGATAATAAGCTGTTGAACATTTTTTGGTCTGATGCACGATGTCGTGCCATGTACAAGGCTTTTGGTGACCCATCGTCGTTCGATAGTACATTCCTAAGCAACAGGTACCAGGCGCCTTTCTGTCCATTCGTTGGAGTAAATCATCATGGAAGTACAATATTATATGCAGCGGCTTTAATTTCATACGAAGACACCGAGTCATTCGAGTGGGTGTTTGAGAAGTGGATGGAATGTATGGGGAGAGCTCCGACCGTCTTAATAACTGGTCAATGTAAAGCAATGGAGGGGGCAATCAAGAAAGTGTTCCCGGAGACTAAACATAGATTATGCCTTTGGCATATTCTTCAAAACGCGGATAAGAATTTAAAAGACCACCCACAATTTCCTCAGATTGACAGAGATTTGCGTACGCTTGTGCACGAGAGTATCACGGAGGAGGAACTGCAAGATATGTGGGACGATTTCATGGAAAAATACAACTTGCGACGCAACAAATGGTTGAGGGGTGCATGGGATATGAGACAGCGGTGGATGCCTGTTTTTTGGAAAGACATTTTCTGTGCGGGTATGTCTTCTACTCAGAGGAGTGAACAAACAAACAGATTTATTAAAACGTACATGAGCATAGAAACCGGCCTGATGCAATTCATGAAGCAGTACGAGGATGCCATAGAGAAAAAGATGGAGGACGAGAAA GATATCTTTAGTAAGGTCTACACAAACAGTAAATTCGGAGAGGTGAAAACTGAGGTATATGGTTGTATAAGCACCAACGTCGAAACTCTTCCAAATAGTTTGGGCTTCATCAAGAGGTTTAGGGCCACATCAAAAGTGACAGAAGCATTTTGGAAGAAAGATCGAAAAAGTTTTGAAGTGAGTATTGACACAATCACTGGTGAGTATAAATGTGGTTGTAAGATGTTTGAATTTAGAGGGATCTTATGTCGCCATATCATGAAATGTCTTGATGTGTTGGACGTAAAAGCTATCCCAGACAAATACATATTGGATCGCTGGCGCAAAGATTTGGTTAGAGGATACGAAAATATTCGGGTTGGGTACTACAACCCGGATGAGTCAGAACGTATTAAAAGGTCTCTTGAGATAATGGtaaaaaatgattacattaagaGGTTGGCTATGCAAAGTGAAGGGTCTTCTGCCATTTATAATAGTAGAACCGGTGAACTAATCAAAGAGTTGGAGGCTCATGCTGGGATACAGTCTATAGATTCATTTGCGGCAGGTGGAGTTTCCCAAAAATGTGGGGTCGTAGGAGACTACGACCTAGGGAGACTATCATAA